In a genomic window of Coprococcus eutactus:
- a CDS encoding HAMP domain-containing sensor histidine kinase — protein sequence MELKKTFLVLSASCVLVALLMLGLVFMICNSISSNFPSGGIEILADGSIVKMETPTETQQNILSMLGIIQIVSCIVLPMGGLALSGILYYHIKLKQPISTLRNGISRIRNHDLDFSMPVHSDDELGQLCTAFDTMREELLKSNQELWRQAEERKRLNAAFSHDLRNPITVLKGTIKLLRQGTADEQAIDRLESYTLRIEQYAEAMSSIQRLEQMPVRINEYSYSLLHSELEETAKILAGALEPSVSAPDKGTIQLDHGLVLTVAENLIGNAARFAKSKIEIHLERKGNFLHLSVTDDGPGYPVELIQSGPKPFGKMKEDSAHFGMGLYSSQILCLKHGGTLTLENSKSYGATATASFQINQKP from the coding sequence ATGGAATTAAAGAAAACTTTTCTCGTCCTATCTGCTTCCTGTGTTTTGGTGGCTCTCCTGATGTTAGGCTTAGTCTTTATGATATGCAATTCAATCAGCAGCAACTTTCCCTCCGGTGGAATAGAAATTTTAGCAGACGGTTCAATCGTTAAAATGGAAACCCCCACAGAGACCCAGCAAAATATATTGTCCATGCTTGGAATCATTCAAATTGTGTCCTGCATTGTTCTCCCTATGGGCGGGCTGGCTCTATCCGGCATATTATATTATCATATCAAATTGAAACAGCCGATCTCCACGCTACGGAATGGGATTTCACGGATTCGGAACCATGACCTTGACTTTTCTATGCCTGTCCATTCTGATGATGAATTGGGGCAGCTCTGCACCGCCTTTGATACTATGCGCGAAGAACTTCTGAAATCAAATCAGGAACTGTGGCGGCAGGCAGAAGAACGGAAAAGGCTAAATGCCGCCTTTTCCCATGACTTGCGCAATCCGATCACGGTCTTAAAGGGAACTATAAAATTACTGCGGCAGGGAACAGCAGATGAACAAGCCATTGACAGATTGGAAAGCTATACATTACGGATTGAACAGTATGCAGAAGCTATGAGTAGCATCCAACGATTAGAACAAATGCCGGTGCGGATAAACGAGTATTCCTATTCACTGCTACATTCTGAATTAGAGGAAACAGCAAAAATTCTTGCAGGAGCATTAGAACCGTCTGTTTCCGCACCTGATAAGGGGACAATACAATTAGATCATGGATTGGTTTTAACCGTTGCTGAAAATCTAATTGGAAATGCGGCTCGGTTTGCAAAGAGTAAAATTGAAATTCATTTGGAACGGAAAGGAAACTTCTTGCATCTATCAGTTACAGACGATGGGCCAGGCTATCCTGTGGAGTTAATACAAAGCGGCCCGAAACCGTTTGGAAAAATGAAAGAAGACTCCGCACACTTTGGTATGGGGCTATACAGCAGCCAGATACTATGTCTGAAGCATGGAGGAACACTTACACTGGAAAACAGCAAAAGTTATGGCGCAACGGCTACTGCTTCTTTCCAAATAAATCAGAAACCTTGA
- a CDS encoding ABC transporter ATP-binding protein, producing MNIEAKELSKIYGSGESRVVALDKVNLEIASSDFISIMGPSGSGKSTLLHLLSGLDKPTSGSLTYDGKDIYRFNDKELSSFRRRRIGFIFQQFNLLPVLTAKENIIMPLLLDKKQPDEVYLNQLTDLLGIRERLTHLPHELSGGQQQRVAIARALIAKPDIIFADEPTGNLDSKSGGEVMEMLQSIWKKMGKTLVIITHDSRIARMADRQFVIVDGVLSEVTAR from the coding sequence ATGAACATTGAAGCAAAGGAACTATCGAAAATCTACGGCAGCGGCGAGAGCCGTGTCGTTGCGTTGGATAAAGTCAACCTTGAAATTGCATCCAGCGATTTTATTTCTATTATGGGACCATCTGGCAGCGGCAAAAGTACCTTGCTCCACCTGCTGTCTGGACTGGACAAGCCGACTTCCGGCAGTCTGACATACGATGGAAAAGACATTTATCGTTTTAATGACAAAGAACTGTCCTCATTTCGCCGTCGGCGCATCGGATTTATCTTTCAGCAATTCAATCTTCTCCCTGTGCTGACCGCAAAAGAAAACATCATCATGCCCCTGCTTCTGGACAAAAAGCAGCCGGACGAAGTATATCTAAATCAGCTTACGGATTTGTTAGGTATTCGTGAACGGCTGACCCATTTGCCCCATGAACTTTCCGGCGGTCAGCAACAGCGTGTAGCGATTGCCCGCGCCCTGATCGCAAAGCCGGATATTATTTTTGCTGACGAACCGACTGGAAATCTGGACAGCAAGAGCGGCGGCGAGGTTATGGAAATGCTGCAAAGCATATGGAAAAAGATGGGGAAAACGCTTGTTATCATCACTCACGACAGCCGCATTGCAAGAATGGCAGACCGGCAATTTGTAATTGTGGACGGTGTTCTTTCGGAGGTGACAGCAAGATGA